A single region of the Neodiprion pinetum isolate iyNeoPine1 chromosome 5, iyNeoPine1.2, whole genome shotgun sequence genome encodes:
- the LOC124218953 gene encoding solute carrier family 23 member 2 isoform X1, with the protein MEDVTEMSETRASPNQPFENCTNVKSGNKKTDINYGIDDVPPWYLCIFMALQHYLTMIGAIVSIPFILTPALCMAEDDPARGSIISTMIFVTGIVTLLQTSFGCRLPIVQGGTISFLVPTLAILSLPEWKCPAQNVLDGMSKPERTELWQVRMRELSGAIAVSALFQVVVGYGGIIGSMLKYVTPLTIVPTVSLVGLSLFENAATAASQHWGIAAGTILMMTVYSQLLGNLQVPMIVWRKTGGFQIVWCYLFKLFPVLLTISIMWAVCGILTATDTFPPGHPARTDVKIKILQDSSWFRIPYPGQWGLPTVSLAGVLGMLAGVLACTVESISYYPTTSRMCGAPPPPLHAINRGIGTEGLGTVLAGLWGSGNGTNTFGENVGAIGVTKVGSRRVIQWAAVIMIIQGVVGKFGAVFVIIPEPVVGGIFCIMFGMIAAFGLSALQYINLNSARNLYILGFSMFFPLVLSRWMSHHSDAIKTGSDIFDSVITVLLSTTILVGGGLGCLLDNIIPGTSEERGLEAWAKEMALTDETPEDDETGRTTYVPNTFDFPIGMDTLRRWKWTSYLPFSPTYKPNQRWWYCKKE; encoded by the exons ATGGAGGATGTTACGGAAATGTCTGAGACG CGTGCATCGCCAAATCAGCCGTTTGAAAATTGCACCAACGTAAAGTCCGGCAATAAAAAAACTGACATAAATTATGGGATCGACGACGTACCCCCGTGGTATCTCTGCATTTTCATGGCTCTACAG CACTACTTGACGATGATAGGAGCGATAGTATCGATACCGTTTATTCTGACTCCGGCGCTTTGCATGGCCGAAGATGATCCGGCGAGAGGGTCGATCATTTCGACCATGATATTCGTTACCGGAATCGTAACGCTGTTGCAAACGAGTTTCGGATGCAG ATTACCGATCGTACAAGGGGGAACGATATCATTCCTGGTTCCCACTCTGGCAATATTAAGTTTGCCCGAATGGAAATGCCCGGCACAAAACGTGCTCGACGGCATGTCTAAACCGGAGAGAACGGAACTATGGCAAGTCAGGATGAGGGAATTGTCTGGAGCTATTGCCGTATCCGCATTGTTCCAAGTTGTGGTCGGTTATGGAG GAATCATCGGATCGATGCTCAAGTATGTTACTCCTTTAACAATCGTCCCTACGGTATCTCTGGTCGGATTGTCGTTATTTGAAAACGCTGCAACGGCAGCATCTCAGCACTGGGGCATCGCCGCCGG AACAATCTTAATGATGACCGTATATTCCCAACTCCTAGGGAATTTACAAGTGCCTATGATAGTTTGGCGGAAAACTGGTGGTTTCCAAATCGTTTGGTGCTACTTGTTCAAACTTTTTCCG GTTCTATTGACCATATCCATAATGTGGGCTGTATGTGGAATTTTAACAGCCACCGACACATTTCCGCCCGGGCATCCGGCGCGCACagatgtgaaaataaaaattctccaaGATTCGTCCTGGTTTAGGATTCCTTATCCCGGACAATGGGGTCTACCCACAGTGAGTCTGGCGGGGGTCCTAGGAATGTTGGCGGGTGTATTGGCCTGTACAGTTGAGTCGATCAGTTACTATCCAACGACTTCTAGAATGTGCG GAGCACCACCGCCTCCGCTCCACGCGATAAATCGAGGTATCGGTACCGAGGGTCTTGGTACCGTATTAGCCGGGCTCTGGGGCAGTGGGAACGGCACAAATACATTTGGTGAAAACGTTGGCGCCATAG GTGTAACTAAGGTGGGTAGTCGAAGAGTGATTCAGTGGGCGGCTGTGATCATGATTATACAGGGTGTTGTGGGTAAATTTGGAGCCGTATTTGTAATCATACCTGAACCAGTAGTCGGTGGAATTTTCTGTATAATGTTCGGTATGATAGCTGCGTTTG GACTGTCAGCTCTGCAGTATATTAATCTTAATTCGGCaagaaatttatacatacttgggttttcaatgttctttcCATTG GTTCTCTCGCGATGGATGTCGCATCATTCCGATGCAATAAAAACTGGCAGTGACATTTTTGACAGTGTCATTACCGTTTTACTAAGCACGACAATTTTAGTCGGCGGTGGGTTAGGCTGTCTCTTGGACAATATTATACCAG GTACATCGGAAGAAAGAGGATTAGAAGCATGGGCAAAAGAAATGGCATTGACCGATGAAACCCCAGAAGATGATGAGACCGGGCGTACTACGTACGTACCAAATACTTTTGACTTCCCAATTGGTATGGACACTTTGCGAAG GTGGAAATGGACATCTTACTTACCTTTCTCCCCAACTTACAAGCCAAATCAACGTTGGTGGTATTGTAAAAAAGAATGA
- the LOC124219829 gene encoding ribokinase-like yields MPDIVVVGGYVIDFMCYVSRFPKGGETICGKKLLTCHGGKGANQCISAARLGASTGFVASLGDDSFGQKYLEQLKHENVDISKIYIQEGVSSDASQITVTDSGENTIIFVPGANRLLTPDNINDAADLIRSAKVLLCQFEIQPPLPTLQALKIFKGHGLSILNGAPAIQNPDPDLLKLCDIFCVNETEAEIMTGISVTGIPEAQTAVDELLSRGCNTVILTLGVLGAVFASQSSRNIVHVPTEQVKAVDTTGAGDAFLGSFAYFAAYHANLSLAEKVKRACYVASQSVQRVGTQENFPYKTDLPAKLFAR; encoded by the exons ATGCCGGACATTGTCGTCGTTGGTGGATACGTGATTGATTTTATGTG TTACGTTTCGCGATTTCCTAAAGGAGGTGAGACGAtatgtggtaaaaaattattaacgtgTCACGGGGGAAAAGGAGCAAACCAATGTATTTCTGCAGCAAGATTAGGTGCTTCGACTGGCTTTGTTGCATCG TTAGGTGATGATAGCTTTGGACAGAAATATTTGGAGCAATTGAAGCACGAAAATGTtgacatttcaaaaatttatatccaaGAAGGGGTATCCAGTGACGCGTCTCAAATCACTGTAACAGACAGCG GCGAAAACACTATTATTTTCGTACCTGGAGCAAACAGACTTTTAACACCCGATAATATCAACGATGCAGCAGATTTAATAAGAAGCGCCAAAGTCTTGCTGTGTCAATTCGAAATACAGCCACCATTACCAACGTTGCAGGCACTAAAAATCTTCAAGGGTCATG GTCTATCGATTTTGAACGGAGCACCAGCGATACAAAATCCTGATCCTGATTTGCTTAAATTGTGCGATATTTTTTGTGTGAATGAGACGGAG GCTGAAATAATGACAGGTATTTCCGTTACTGGAATACCTGAAGCACAAACGGCCGTGGACGAGCTTCTATCTCGAGGATGTAATACAGTTATTCTAACGCTTGGAGTGTTGGGAGCAGTTTTTGCCAGCCAAAGCAGCAGAAATATAGTCCACGTTCCAACTGAACAAGTTAAAGCTGTTGATACAACT GGTGCCGGTGATGCTTTCTTAGGATCTTTTGCCTATTTTGCTGCGTACCATGCCAATTTGTCGCTGGCAGAGAAAGTGAAGAGAGCGTGTTACGTCGCGTCGCAAAGTGTTCAAAGGGTTGGAACCCAGGAAAATTTCCCCTACAAGACGGATCTTCCAGCTAAGCTGTTTGCTCGTTAA
- the LOC124218953 gene encoding solute carrier family 23 member 2 isoform X2, with protein MEDVTEMSETRASPNQPFENCTNVKSGNKKTDINYGIDDVPPWYLCIFMALQHYLTMIGAIVSIPFILTPALCMAEDDPARGSIISTMIFVTGIVTLLQTSFGCRLPIVQGGTISFLVPTLAILSLPEWKCPAQNVLDGMSKPERTELWQVRMRELSGAIAVSALFQVVVGYGGIIGSMLKYVTPLTIVPTVSLVGLSLFENAATAASQHWGIAAGTILMMTVYSQLLGNLQVPMIVWRKTGGFQIVWCYLFKLFPVLLTISIMWAVCGILTATDTFPPGHPARTDVKIKILQDSSWFRIPYPGQWGLPTVSLAGVLGMLAGVLACTVESISYYPTTSRMCGAPPPPLHAINRGIGTEGLGTVLAGLWGSGNGTNTFGENVGAIGVTKVGSRRVIQWAAVIMIIQGVVGKFGAVFVIIPEPVVGGIFCIMFGMIAAFGLSALQYINLNSARNLYILGFSMFFPLVLSRWMSHHSDAIKTGSDIFDSVITVLLSTTILVGGGLGCLLDNIIPGTSEERGLEAWAKEMALTDETPEDDETGRTTWKWTSYLPFSPTYKPNQRWWYCKKE; from the exons ATGGAGGATGTTACGGAAATGTCTGAGACG CGTGCATCGCCAAATCAGCCGTTTGAAAATTGCACCAACGTAAAGTCCGGCAATAAAAAAACTGACATAAATTATGGGATCGACGACGTACCCCCGTGGTATCTCTGCATTTTCATGGCTCTACAG CACTACTTGACGATGATAGGAGCGATAGTATCGATACCGTTTATTCTGACTCCGGCGCTTTGCATGGCCGAAGATGATCCGGCGAGAGGGTCGATCATTTCGACCATGATATTCGTTACCGGAATCGTAACGCTGTTGCAAACGAGTTTCGGATGCAG ATTACCGATCGTACAAGGGGGAACGATATCATTCCTGGTTCCCACTCTGGCAATATTAAGTTTGCCCGAATGGAAATGCCCGGCACAAAACGTGCTCGACGGCATGTCTAAACCGGAGAGAACGGAACTATGGCAAGTCAGGATGAGGGAATTGTCTGGAGCTATTGCCGTATCCGCATTGTTCCAAGTTGTGGTCGGTTATGGAG GAATCATCGGATCGATGCTCAAGTATGTTACTCCTTTAACAATCGTCCCTACGGTATCTCTGGTCGGATTGTCGTTATTTGAAAACGCTGCAACGGCAGCATCTCAGCACTGGGGCATCGCCGCCGG AACAATCTTAATGATGACCGTATATTCCCAACTCCTAGGGAATTTACAAGTGCCTATGATAGTTTGGCGGAAAACTGGTGGTTTCCAAATCGTTTGGTGCTACTTGTTCAAACTTTTTCCG GTTCTATTGACCATATCCATAATGTGGGCTGTATGTGGAATTTTAACAGCCACCGACACATTTCCGCCCGGGCATCCGGCGCGCACagatgtgaaaataaaaattctccaaGATTCGTCCTGGTTTAGGATTCCTTATCCCGGACAATGGGGTCTACCCACAGTGAGTCTGGCGGGGGTCCTAGGAATGTTGGCGGGTGTATTGGCCTGTACAGTTGAGTCGATCAGTTACTATCCAACGACTTCTAGAATGTGCG GAGCACCACCGCCTCCGCTCCACGCGATAAATCGAGGTATCGGTACCGAGGGTCTTGGTACCGTATTAGCCGGGCTCTGGGGCAGTGGGAACGGCACAAATACATTTGGTGAAAACGTTGGCGCCATAG GTGTAACTAAGGTGGGTAGTCGAAGAGTGATTCAGTGGGCGGCTGTGATCATGATTATACAGGGTGTTGTGGGTAAATTTGGAGCCGTATTTGTAATCATACCTGAACCAGTAGTCGGTGGAATTTTCTGTATAATGTTCGGTATGATAGCTGCGTTTG GACTGTCAGCTCTGCAGTATATTAATCTTAATTCGGCaagaaatttatacatacttgggttttcaatgttctttcCATTG GTTCTCTCGCGATGGATGTCGCATCATTCCGATGCAATAAAAACTGGCAGTGACATTTTTGACAGTGTCATTACCGTTTTACTAAGCACGACAATTTTAGTCGGCGGTGGGTTAGGCTGTCTCTTGGACAATATTATACCAG GTACATCGGAAGAAAGAGGATTAGAAGCATGGGCAAAAGAAATGGCATTGACCGATGAAACCCCAGAAGATGATGAGACCGGGCGTACTAC GTGGAAATGGACATCTTACTTACCTTTCTCCCCAACTTACAAGCCAAATCAACGTTGGTGGTATTGTAAAAAAGAATGA
- the LOC124218967 gene encoding 40-kDa huntingtin-associated protein, producing MAEIEYSEEIDDVSDEDYEIIRRYQEADAQFQKHPPFLSQFTESTDRVRSWLNDKGREFNIGKIIAMSEGDNYDFNRSTGCDEFLVQYHAISNKLKKRFLRKPNVSEACDQFSALATQCEQKELWQYAGLCWLAAARCQGTLGNASTEASLLARAGRQFLTAEKKNVMIGCPAPGQENVQAAVSCFGHSLARTQNQPGSSMAAAGLALELATALGSSPAGSQQLRRAISIHATPQSLGMLASTHIKQGDYVTALSVLSELAELVEANVGGGNTATGNNCDILHRCEVSRVLLLLILQPTPQRLAPSLAQLLEKYAWVEESSNAGPGMSEDEMLLLQSLVLACQSQDYQALLELEGELWPYLDTEQKELLRKLVQTLTAR from the exons ATGGCAGAGATCGAGTACTCCGAAGAAATTGACGACGTCTCTGATGAAGATTACGAAATCATTAGA AGATATCAAGAAGCGGATGCGCAGTTTCAAAAACATCCGCCATTTTTGTCCCAGTTTACAGA GTCCACCGATCGCGTTAGAAGTTGGCTCAACGATAAAGGCAGAGAATTTAACATTGGTAAAATAATCGCGATGTCCGAGGGTGATAATTACGATTTCAACAGATCCACCGGATGCGACGAATTCTTGGTCCAGTATCACgcgatttcaaataaattgaaaaa ACGATTTTTGAGAAAACCAAATGTCTCTGAAGCCTGCGATCAGTTCA GTGCGTTAGCGACGCAGTGCGAACAGAAGGAACTCTGGCAGTATGCCGGTCTTTGCTGGCTCGCGGCAGCTCGATGTCAAGGAACATTGGGCAATGCTAGCACAGAGGCCAGTTTGCTGGCTAGAGCCGGCAGACAGTTTCTAACAGCGGAGAAAAAGAACGTAATGATCGGATGCCCTGCTCCGGGTCAAGAGAATGTGCAG gCAGCTGTGAGTTGTTTCGGCCATTCTTTGGCTCGCACTCAAAATCAGCCAGGATCTAGTATGGCGGCGGCTGGCTTGGCACTGGAATTGGCTACTGCTTTGGGTTCAAGTCCTGCTGGTTCTCAGCAACTTCGTAGAGCGATAAGCATACATGCGACACCGCAGTCTCTTGGCATGCTTGCGTCAACTCATATTAAGCAGG GTGATTACGTAACAGCTTTAAGCGTGCTTAGCGAATTGGCAGAATTAGTGGAAGCTAATGTCGGAGGAGGAAATACAGCCACTGGAAATAACTGTGACATATTACACAG ATGCGAAGTGAGCAGAGTCCTGCTGCTCCTCATATTACAACCGACACCGCAAAGACTAGCTCCGTCATTGGCTCAACTGTTGGAAAAATATGCCTGGGTCGAAGAGAGCAGCAATGCAG GTCCCGGGATGAGTGAAGATGAAATGCTGTTGTTACAGTCTTTAGTACTGGCCTGCCAGTCTCAGGATTATCAAGCATTGTTGGAACTGGAAGGCGAGTTATGGCCGTATTTAGATACCGAGCAAAAAGAACTGCTGCGCAAGCTTGTGCAAACTTTGACAGCACGTTAA
- the LOC124218953 gene encoding solute carrier family 23 member 1 isoform X4 produces MGSTTYPRGISAFSWLYRLPIVQGGTISFLVPTLAILSLPEWKCPAQNVLDGMSKPERTELWQVRMRELSGAIAVSALFQVVVGYGGIIGSMLKYVTPLTIVPTVSLVGLSLFENAATAASQHWGIAAGTILMMTVYSQLLGNLQVPMIVWRKTGGFQIVWCYLFKLFPVLLTISIMWAVCGILTATDTFPPGHPARTDVKIKILQDSSWFRIPYPGQWGLPTVSLAGVLGMLAGVLACTVESISYYPTTSRMCGAPPPPLHAINRGIGTEGLGTVLAGLWGSGNGTNTFGENVGAIGVTKVGSRRVIQWAAVIMIIQGVVGKFGAVFVIIPEPVVGGIFCIMFGMIAAFGLSALQYINLNSARNLYILGFSMFFPLVLSRWMSHHSDAIKTGSDIFDSVITVLLSTTILVGGGLGCLLDNIIPGTSEERGLEAWAKEMALTDETPEDDETGRTTYVPNTFDFPIGMDTLRRWKWTSYLPFSPTYKPNQRWWYCKKE; encoded by the exons ATGGGATCGACGACGTACCCCCGTGGTATCTCTGCATTTTCATGGCTCTACAG ATTACCGATCGTACAAGGGGGAACGATATCATTCCTGGTTCCCACTCTGGCAATATTAAGTTTGCCCGAATGGAAATGCCCGGCACAAAACGTGCTCGACGGCATGTCTAAACCGGAGAGAACGGAACTATGGCAAGTCAGGATGAGGGAATTGTCTGGAGCTATTGCCGTATCCGCATTGTTCCAAGTTGTGGTCGGTTATGGAG GAATCATCGGATCGATGCTCAAGTATGTTACTCCTTTAACAATCGTCCCTACGGTATCTCTGGTCGGATTGTCGTTATTTGAAAACGCTGCAACGGCAGCATCTCAGCACTGGGGCATCGCCGCCGG AACAATCTTAATGATGACCGTATATTCCCAACTCCTAGGGAATTTACAAGTGCCTATGATAGTTTGGCGGAAAACTGGTGGTTTCCAAATCGTTTGGTGCTACTTGTTCAAACTTTTTCCG GTTCTATTGACCATATCCATAATGTGGGCTGTATGTGGAATTTTAACAGCCACCGACACATTTCCGCCCGGGCATCCGGCGCGCACagatgtgaaaataaaaattctccaaGATTCGTCCTGGTTTAGGATTCCTTATCCCGGACAATGGGGTCTACCCACAGTGAGTCTGGCGGGGGTCCTAGGAATGTTGGCGGGTGTATTGGCCTGTACAGTTGAGTCGATCAGTTACTATCCAACGACTTCTAGAATGTGCG GAGCACCACCGCCTCCGCTCCACGCGATAAATCGAGGTATCGGTACCGAGGGTCTTGGTACCGTATTAGCCGGGCTCTGGGGCAGTGGGAACGGCACAAATACATTTGGTGAAAACGTTGGCGCCATAG GTGTAACTAAGGTGGGTAGTCGAAGAGTGATTCAGTGGGCGGCTGTGATCATGATTATACAGGGTGTTGTGGGTAAATTTGGAGCCGTATTTGTAATCATACCTGAACCAGTAGTCGGTGGAATTTTCTGTATAATGTTCGGTATGATAGCTGCGTTTG GACTGTCAGCTCTGCAGTATATTAATCTTAATTCGGCaagaaatttatacatacttgggttttcaatgttctttcCATTG GTTCTCTCGCGATGGATGTCGCATCATTCCGATGCAATAAAAACTGGCAGTGACATTTTTGACAGTGTCATTACCGTTTTACTAAGCACGACAATTTTAGTCGGCGGTGGGTTAGGCTGTCTCTTGGACAATATTATACCAG GTACATCGGAAGAAAGAGGATTAGAAGCATGGGCAAAAGAAATGGCATTGACCGATGAAACCCCAGAAGATGATGAGACCGGGCGTACTACGTACGTACCAAATACTTTTGACTTCCCAATTGGTATGGACACTTTGCGAAG GTGGAAATGGACATCTTACTTACCTTTCTCCCCAACTTACAAGCCAAATCAACGTTGGTGGTATTGTAAAAAAGAATGA
- the LOC124218953 gene encoding solute carrier family 23 member 1 isoform X5: MLRKCLRRLPIVQGGTISFLVPTLAILSLPEWKCPAQNVLDGMSKPERTELWQVRMRELSGAIAVSALFQVVVGYGGIIGSMLKYVTPLTIVPTVSLVGLSLFENAATAASQHWGIAAGTILMMTVYSQLLGNLQVPMIVWRKTGGFQIVWCYLFKLFPVLLTISIMWAVCGILTATDTFPPGHPARTDVKIKILQDSSWFRIPYPGQWGLPTVSLAGVLGMLAGVLACTVESISYYPTTSRMCGAPPPPLHAINRGIGTEGLGTVLAGLWGSGNGTNTFGENVGAIGVTKVGSRRVIQWAAVIMIIQGVVGKFGAVFVIIPEPVVGGIFCIMFGMIAAFGLSALQYINLNSARNLYILGFSMFFPLVLSRWMSHHSDAIKTGSDIFDSVITVLLSTTILVGGGLGCLLDNIIPGTSEERGLEAWAKEMALTDETPEDDETGRTTYVPNTFDFPIGMDTLRRWKWTSYLPFSPTYKPNQRWWYCKKE, translated from the exons ATGTTACGGAAATGTCTGAGACG ATTACCGATCGTACAAGGGGGAACGATATCATTCCTGGTTCCCACTCTGGCAATATTAAGTTTGCCCGAATGGAAATGCCCGGCACAAAACGTGCTCGACGGCATGTCTAAACCGGAGAGAACGGAACTATGGCAAGTCAGGATGAGGGAATTGTCTGGAGCTATTGCCGTATCCGCATTGTTCCAAGTTGTGGTCGGTTATGGAG GAATCATCGGATCGATGCTCAAGTATGTTACTCCTTTAACAATCGTCCCTACGGTATCTCTGGTCGGATTGTCGTTATTTGAAAACGCTGCAACGGCAGCATCTCAGCACTGGGGCATCGCCGCCGG AACAATCTTAATGATGACCGTATATTCCCAACTCCTAGGGAATTTACAAGTGCCTATGATAGTTTGGCGGAAAACTGGTGGTTTCCAAATCGTTTGGTGCTACTTGTTCAAACTTTTTCCG GTTCTATTGACCATATCCATAATGTGGGCTGTATGTGGAATTTTAACAGCCACCGACACATTTCCGCCCGGGCATCCGGCGCGCACagatgtgaaaataaaaattctccaaGATTCGTCCTGGTTTAGGATTCCTTATCCCGGACAATGGGGTCTACCCACAGTGAGTCTGGCGGGGGTCCTAGGAATGTTGGCGGGTGTATTGGCCTGTACAGTTGAGTCGATCAGTTACTATCCAACGACTTCTAGAATGTGCG GAGCACCACCGCCTCCGCTCCACGCGATAAATCGAGGTATCGGTACCGAGGGTCTTGGTACCGTATTAGCCGGGCTCTGGGGCAGTGGGAACGGCACAAATACATTTGGTGAAAACGTTGGCGCCATAG GTGTAACTAAGGTGGGTAGTCGAAGAGTGATTCAGTGGGCGGCTGTGATCATGATTATACAGGGTGTTGTGGGTAAATTTGGAGCCGTATTTGTAATCATACCTGAACCAGTAGTCGGTGGAATTTTCTGTATAATGTTCGGTATGATAGCTGCGTTTG GACTGTCAGCTCTGCAGTATATTAATCTTAATTCGGCaagaaatttatacatacttgggttttcaatgttctttcCATTG GTTCTCTCGCGATGGATGTCGCATCATTCCGATGCAATAAAAACTGGCAGTGACATTTTTGACAGTGTCATTACCGTTTTACTAAGCACGACAATTTTAGTCGGCGGTGGGTTAGGCTGTCTCTTGGACAATATTATACCAG GTACATCGGAAGAAAGAGGATTAGAAGCATGGGCAAAAGAAATGGCATTGACCGATGAAACCCCAGAAGATGATGAGACCGGGCGTACTACGTACGTACCAAATACTTTTGACTTCCCAATTGGTATGGACACTTTGCGAAG GTGGAAATGGACATCTTACTTACCTTTCTCCCCAACTTACAAGCCAAATCAACGTTGGTGGTATTGTAAAAAAGAATGA
- the LOC124218953 gene encoding solute carrier family 23 member 2 isoform X3 — protein sequence MEDVTEMSETRASPNQPFENCTNVKSGNKKTDINYGIDDVPPWYLCIFMALQHYLTMIGAIVSIPFILTPALCMAEDDPARGSIISTMIFVTGIVTLLQTSFGCRLPIVQGGTISFLVPTLAILSLPEWKCPAQNVLDGMSKPERTELWQVRMRELSGAIAVSALFQVVVGYGGIIGSMLKYVTPLTIVPTVSLVGLSLFENAATAASQHWGIAAGTILMMTVYSQLLGNLQVPMIVWRKTGGFQIVWCYLFKLFPVLLTISIMWAVCGILTATDTFPPGHPARTDVKIKILQDSSWFRIPYPGQWGLPTVSLAGVLGMLAGVLACTVESISYYPTTSRMCGAPPPPLHAINRGIGTEGLGTVLAGLWGSGNGTNTFGENVGAIGVTKVGSRRVIQWAAVIMIIQGVVGKFGAVFVIIPEPVVGGIFCIMFGMIAAFGLSALQYINLNSARNLYILGFSMFFPLVLSRWMSHHSDAIKTGSDIFDSVITVLLSTTILVGGGLGCLLDNIIPGTSEERGLEAWAKEMALTDETPEDDETGRTT from the exons ATGGAGGATGTTACGGAAATGTCTGAGACG CGTGCATCGCCAAATCAGCCGTTTGAAAATTGCACCAACGTAAAGTCCGGCAATAAAAAAACTGACATAAATTATGGGATCGACGACGTACCCCCGTGGTATCTCTGCATTTTCATGGCTCTACAG CACTACTTGACGATGATAGGAGCGATAGTATCGATACCGTTTATTCTGACTCCGGCGCTTTGCATGGCCGAAGATGATCCGGCGAGAGGGTCGATCATTTCGACCATGATATTCGTTACCGGAATCGTAACGCTGTTGCAAACGAGTTTCGGATGCAG ATTACCGATCGTACAAGGGGGAACGATATCATTCCTGGTTCCCACTCTGGCAATATTAAGTTTGCCCGAATGGAAATGCCCGGCACAAAACGTGCTCGACGGCATGTCTAAACCGGAGAGAACGGAACTATGGCAAGTCAGGATGAGGGAATTGTCTGGAGCTATTGCCGTATCCGCATTGTTCCAAGTTGTGGTCGGTTATGGAG GAATCATCGGATCGATGCTCAAGTATGTTACTCCTTTAACAATCGTCCCTACGGTATCTCTGGTCGGATTGTCGTTATTTGAAAACGCTGCAACGGCAGCATCTCAGCACTGGGGCATCGCCGCCGG AACAATCTTAATGATGACCGTATATTCCCAACTCCTAGGGAATTTACAAGTGCCTATGATAGTTTGGCGGAAAACTGGTGGTTTCCAAATCGTTTGGTGCTACTTGTTCAAACTTTTTCCG GTTCTATTGACCATATCCATAATGTGGGCTGTATGTGGAATTTTAACAGCCACCGACACATTTCCGCCCGGGCATCCGGCGCGCACagatgtgaaaataaaaattctccaaGATTCGTCCTGGTTTAGGATTCCTTATCCCGGACAATGGGGTCTACCCACAGTGAGTCTGGCGGGGGTCCTAGGAATGTTGGCGGGTGTATTGGCCTGTACAGTTGAGTCGATCAGTTACTATCCAACGACTTCTAGAATGTGCG GAGCACCACCGCCTCCGCTCCACGCGATAAATCGAGGTATCGGTACCGAGGGTCTTGGTACCGTATTAGCCGGGCTCTGGGGCAGTGGGAACGGCACAAATACATTTGGTGAAAACGTTGGCGCCATAG GTGTAACTAAGGTGGGTAGTCGAAGAGTGATTCAGTGGGCGGCTGTGATCATGATTATACAGGGTGTTGTGGGTAAATTTGGAGCCGTATTTGTAATCATACCTGAACCAGTAGTCGGTGGAATTTTCTGTATAATGTTCGGTATGATAGCTGCGTTTG GACTGTCAGCTCTGCAGTATATTAATCTTAATTCGGCaagaaatttatacatacttgggttttcaatgttctttcCATTG GTTCTCTCGCGATGGATGTCGCATCATTCCGATGCAATAAAAACTGGCAGTGACATTTTTGACAGTGTCATTACCGTTTTACTAAGCACGACAATTTTAGTCGGCGGTGGGTTAGGCTGTCTCTTGGACAATATTATACCAG GTACATCGGAAGAAAGAGGATTAGAAGCATGGGCAAAAGAAATGGCATTGACCGATGAAACCCCAGAAGATGATGAGACCGGGCGTACTAC TTGA